From the genome of Leishmania major strain Friedlin complete genome, chromosome 35:
TTGAGACGAGAGGGCCCCGGCAGCTAATATTCGTGTGTCATCTATAAACGAAGCAAATCGTTGCGTTTCTTGTTGGTGTTGAGTGTGCCTTTGCTGCTTGAACTGGCTATGGGTACTCATAATATAGAAAGACGACAATTCCGCACGCGAGGGTATGCTCGCTGAGTCCGTGCTGTGGCTGCGTTGCCCGTGTGCTGACCGAGCTCTCACTCCACTAGCTTGTTTTCGGTGCTGTGCCTCACCATCTCCTCATTATTTTTCTATCACGAGCACATTTGGTGCAACGCGTTCTCATCTCCACTGGCCATGACCGCTGACGTTCCGGCTTTTCAACTGCCACCCTCCATCTCCACCTCACACAACACCAAAGAAGCTTGCTGGTGCTGTTGAAGGCAAGGCGAAAAGTAGACTGTGCTTCGATATCTCGCGCAAGGACGCCGCTCGTGCCAGCGTGTCAACACGCGCTGATATAGTCTTCGAAACGAAACATACACGCGCCATGTCTCACGCTTCACTTCTAGCAGCGGCGCTCAGCATATCGGTCACCACCATTGGTGCCGGTGTGCTGGCAATACCAGCCACATTCGAGTCGGATGGAGTCGCGCTGGTAGCACTCGCCCTgctcgtcgtcggcgtcttcacCGTCGTCTCCATCGACTTTCTAATCCTGTGCATTAACAAACTGGGCGCGAATAGCTACGAGGAGATCTCTGACGAGCTGCTGGGGCGAGCCTTCAAAGAAATCATTCGCTGGATGCTGATTGTGTACAACAtcggcaccgctgtcggGTACATTGTCGTCATTGGCGAGATCTTCACTCCGATGCTACCGGTGATCCGCTTGTACGTGCCGTGgctctcgtcgtcgtcgcacATCATGATTGCATCATGGTCATTGGTGATGCTGCCTTTATCGTGCTTGCCGAAAGTGTCGCACCTGCACGTGACCTCATTCCTAGCCATCGCCGCGACTTTCTTCATCTCCGGCATCATCGTCTACCGCTACTTTGTACCGCTGGGCTCGGCCCCGGCTGCGAGGAATTTCGAGGAGGACATCAAGTATTTCCGCTTCTCTCGCCGGTCACTCCTGGCGCTTCCCGTAGTGATGTTCGCCTTCGACTGTCAATCTCTCGTATTCCAAGTATGGACGGAGCTAGCCTACCCTTCGCGGGGCAGCATGGCAAAAGTGGCTACTGTTAGCGTGCTTGTCACAAGTCTTGTCTACGGCGTGGTCGGATTCTTCGGATACGTGGCCAACACCCCGCACGTGCACGGCAACATCTTAACCAACTACAACCCGATGCGTGATCGCCTCTTTGCCATCGGCGAAACCGTCTACTCCATCACCGTCAACGTCGCCTACGTCTTGATTCTCATTCCGTGCCGCGATGCCATCTTCCAAATGTGGTACGGCTTCAGCCACACCCACGACTCTCTAGAGATCCCCCATCACAGCAACCTCCTTGTGAGCGTTTTACTATCGTTTTTTTGTCTGTGTCTcgcact
Proteins encoded in this window:
- the AAT27.2 gene encoding putative amino acid permease (previous protein_id=AAZ14755.1), whose product is MSHASLLAAALSISVTTIGAGVLAIPATFESDGVALVALALLVVGVFTVVSIDFLILCINKLGANSYEEISDELLGRAFKEIIRWMLIVYNIGTAVGYIVVIGEIFTPMLPVIRLYVPWLSSSSHIMIASWSLVMLPLSCLPKVSHLHVTSFLAIAATFFISGIIVYRYFVPLGSAPAARNFEEDIKYFRFSRRSLLALPVVMFAFDCQSLVFQVWTELAYPSRGSMAKVATVSVLVTSLVYGVVGFFGYVANTPHVHGNILTNYNPMRDRLFAIGETVYSITVNVAYVLILIPCRDAIFQMWYGFSHTHDSLEIPHHSNLLVSVLLSFFCLCLALLAPGFLYIVALMGAFCSSTLCFTYPALFRQRLHVLGLAPYTGYERLAVWAMYFFGFAGVIMGFFALVGT